Within the uncultured Draconibacterium sp. genome, the region CTAATTTTGGAAACAGCCCAAAAAGTACAGGAATTGCATCCGAAAGATGCACAAACGGGGCCGGCAATGCGTTTCGACGAAAACATTATTAACGCTCACATCAACGAATTAAAGGATAAACCCGATTTGCAGGAATTGTACAATTCAATTTCAAAGAGTATTTTTGAGCATCACCAGGAAAAAGAATAAGAATGTCGTTTTTTAAAGAAGAACTTACACACGTAAAAGCTTTCGTATTTGATGTTGACGGAGTTTTGTCAAAAGATGTTTCGCCGCTTAATGAAGATGGCGACCCGATACGAACTGCCAATGTAAAAGATGGTTTTGCAATTAGAACAGCAATAAAGGCCGGATATCCAATTGCAATTATTACGGGAGGATTTATCGAGCGGGTTCGTCTTCGTTACGAAAAACTGGGTGTTGAGCATTTCTACGATAAAGCCAGGGATAAAGTAGCTTGTTTAAACGATTTCCTTGAAAAAGTAAATGTGGTACCGGAAGACGTTCTTTTTATGGGCGACGATCTGGTTGATTACGAGGTTATGCAGGCGGTAGGTTTACCAACTTGCCCGAAAGATGCAGTAAGTGACATTAAAGATATTTCAAAATACATCTCTGATAAAAATGGGGGTGAAGGTTGTGTGCGCGATGTAATTGAGCAGGCGTTAAAAGCTCAACACAAGTGGTATTCTCCCGAAATGTTAAAATCCAGAGCTTTTTAATATGAACTGGATACCCGCTCATAATTACATTCTTGCCTCTAAATCACCTCGACGGCAAGAGCTTTTAAAATCACTGGGAATTGAGTTTCAGGTGAAAACTAAAGACGTGGATGAAAACTATCCACAGGAACTTTTTCCCGATGAAATTCCGGGTTACCTGGCCGAAAAAAAAGCAAAGGCTTTTAGCAATGAACTGAACAATAATGATCTGCTGATAACAGCCGATACCATTGTTGTTTTGAATGGAAATGTACTGGAAAAACCAGAAGATTATGATCATGCCTCTGAAATGTTATTGGCATTAAGTGGGAAAATGCATGAAGTAATAACCGGTGTTTGTCTTCGTTCGACTAAAAAATCGGTGGTATTTTCGTCTTTAACCAACGTGCAGTTTAAGCAGCTAACCCATATTGAAATCGACTATTACATTACTAATTTCAAACCGTTTGATAAGGCCGGTGCGTACGGCATTCAGGAGTGGATTGGATCGATTGGAATTTCACATATCGAAGGTTCGTTTTACAATGTAATGGGCCTGCCGCTTCAAAAATTATACGAGGAAATTCAAAAGTTTTAAATCGCCCCTTTAAAAGGTTTCATAATCTCTAATGTTATAAAACAACAGATTTAAATAAATTCTGGGTTAACCTATCACCTGATAATTCGTAAATTGAATAGAAACTTAATTAAATTCAATAATATGAATTACAGGATAACATTACTCATCTTAGTTTTTCTGTCCGGACTTTGCTTTACTGGTTGCGACACCAAAGAAGAGCCTGTTGAAGTAGGATTTTTAATCCATGCCTTTGATAAAGAGCGGTGGGAAAACGACCGGGACTATTTTGTAGAGGATGTCCAGGAACTTGGAGGGACCGTAAAAGTTATGGATGCCGAGAATGATGCCGATAAACAATTGGCTCAGGCAAAAGAACTGCTCGCCAACGGTGTTGACGTGTTAGTGGTTGTACCTGTCGATCAGTTTGCCGCTGCTGACATTGTAAAAACTGCCCATGCGAAAAATGTAAAAGTTATTTCGTATGACCGCTTGATTAAGAATTGTAAGCTCGATTTTTATGTGTCGACAGATAACGTAGAAATAGGTGCACTGCAGGCTAGTTATTTAACCACTATAAAACCCACCGGGAAATATGCTTTGATCGGTGGGGCAATTAGCGATAATAATAGCCAATTGCTCTATTTGGGACAGCGAAATGTACTGCAACCACTGGTTGACCGGGGCGATATTGAAATTGTTTATAACGAATTCACTAACGCCTGGGAAGAAAGTGAAGGCTACGAACATGGCAAGGCATTACTAAAAGCACATCCTGATGTGGACGCGATTATTGCCGGAAATGATGAATTAGCAATGGGGGTGATAAGGGCCATAAAAGAAGCAGGTAGGGAGGACCAGATACTGGTAGCAGGAATGGATGCCGATTTGCGGAACTTACGCGAAATTGTGGCAGAACATCAAACCTGTACCGTTTATAAACCTTACGAAAAGCTGGCCGCTACTGCCGCCGACCTGGCGATGAAATTGGCAGGAGGAGAAAATGGGGAAAAAACATATCAGACAGTGAGTAACGGAGAAATGTTGGTGCCTACGGTTTTCCATAATGGAATGATCGTGAACAAGGAGAACCTTGAGTTAACCGTTATCTCAGAGGGATACCAAAGAGAGGAAGAGGTATACAATTAGTGTGAACGAAGGATTGTTTGGAAAGGGATTCTGTATTCAGGATCCCTTTTTTGTTGTGCTTTTTTACGAATGAATAATGTAATGCCATTTTACGTGTTAATTTACACATAAGAAAAATGAATGATTTTTGTTTTAGGCGAAAAAGAAAATCCAGCAATAGCAGCGTTATTAATGAATTTTATTTTGAAGCATAAAGCAAAAAGGGGCATTTTTATTGGGCAAATTAGCAGGTAAAATGGTATAAACCCTTAAAACCTTGAA harbors:
- a CDS encoding Maf family nucleotide pyrophosphatase → MNWIPAHNYILASKSPRRQELLKSLGIEFQVKTKDVDENYPQELFPDEIPGYLAEKKAKAFSNELNNNDLLITADTIVVLNGNVLEKPEDYDHASEMLLALSGKMHEVITGVCLRSTKKSVVFSSLTNVQFKQLTHIEIDYYITNFKPFDKAGAYGIQEWIGSIGISHIEGSFYNVMGLPLQKLYEEIQKF
- a CDS encoding HAD-IIIA family hydrolase — protein: MSFFKEELTHVKAFVFDVDGVLSKDVSPLNEDGDPIRTANVKDGFAIRTAIKAGYPIAIITGGFIERVRLRYEKLGVEHFYDKARDKVACLNDFLEKVNVVPEDVLFMGDDLVDYEVMQAVGLPTCPKDAVSDIKDISKYISDKNGGEGCVRDVIEQALKAQHKWYSPEMLKSRAF
- a CDS encoding substrate-binding domain-containing protein, producing the protein MNYRITLLILVFLSGLCFTGCDTKEEPVEVGFLIHAFDKERWENDRDYFVEDVQELGGTVKVMDAENDADKQLAQAKELLANGVDVLVVVPVDQFAAADIVKTAHAKNVKVISYDRLIKNCKLDFYVSTDNVEIGALQASYLTTIKPTGKYALIGGAISDNNSQLLYLGQRNVLQPLVDRGDIEIVYNEFTNAWEESEGYEHGKALLKAHPDVDAIIAGNDELAMGVIRAIKEAGREDQILVAGMDADLRNLREIVAEHQTCTVYKPYEKLAATAADLAMKLAGGENGEKTYQTVSNGEMLVPTVFHNGMIVNKENLELTVISEGYQREEEVYN